One genomic region from Kineobactrum salinum encodes:
- a CDS encoding SIMPL domain-containing protein has protein sequence MIIREASGLKTALAGLLVLAALAGSHPAAAAESEPQPRLRVTGEGTASVEPDMALLHLTVTREGDSARAALDANSAAMKEVLAAMRAQGIAGRDLQTANFSIEPRYQHQPRNQSGVQEPPRIVGYMVRNSLTVRLRDIARLGAVLDESVSLGVNEGGNIQFLNDDPAEAMTQARQQAVRDALARGRTLAEAAGVKLGRILEISERVRQQQPMPMARMAMEKAYDSVPVAVGENSYQVMVDVVLALEQ, from the coding sequence ATGATCATTCGGGAAGCTTCTGGATTGAAAACTGCGCTCGCCGGCCTGCTGGTACTCGCCGCGCTGGCGGGGTCCCACCCAGCCGCCGCGGCCGAAAGCGAGCCCCAGCCGCGTCTGCGGGTCACGGGCGAGGGCACTGCCAGTGTCGAACCCGACATGGCGTTGCTGCACCTGACAGTGACCCGGGAAGGTGACAGCGCCCGCGCGGCGCTGGACGCCAATTCTGCGGCAATGAAAGAAGTGCTGGCGGCAATGCGGGCCCAGGGAATCGCAGGGCGCGACCTGCAAACCGCGAATTTTTCCATCGAGCCCCGCTACCAGCACCAGCCACGCAACCAGTCGGGTGTGCAGGAACCGCCGCGCATCGTCGGCTACATGGTCCGCAACAGCCTCACGGTACGGTTGCGGGACATTGCCCGCCTGGGAGCGGTTCTGGACGAGTCGGTCAGTCTCGGCGTCAATGAAGGCGGCAATATCCAGTTCCTCAATGATGATCCGGCCGAGGCCATGACCCAGGCGCGGCAGCAAGCAGTGCGTGACGCGCTCGCCCGCGGCAGGACCCTGGCCGAGGCCGCCGGGGTCAAGCTGGGCCGGATCCTGGAGATATCGGAGCGGGTCCGCCAGCAGCAGCCGATGCCGATGGCTCGAATGGCGATGGAGAAGGCCTACGACTCGGTACCAGTTGCCGTCGGGGAGAACAGTTATCAGGTGATGGTCGACGTGGTGCTGGCCCTGGAGCAGTAA
- a CDS encoding patatin-like protein produces the protein MTADKSSGPVPERELRLALVCYGGVSLAVYMHGITREILKLVRASRAYHGVAREVADTASYADTVDHRGELDTEAVYFRLLQQIGGQLRLRVLVDVIAGASAGGINGIMLARALAFDLSLDSHRKLWLELADVDQLLDPEARATRLSKVYMRPLFWMAGLQQRRRARRLGNTVQDSTVLDNLSLFMRSRWFEPPFSGPRMSEMMLDALESMGTESAGEQRSLLPQGQPLDLFVTTTDFWGYPQTIPLHDPPTVQEREHRHIFHFHHQPTRNGEQASMLGRDQLPSLAFAARATSSFPGAFPPARLAEIDDLLRQRECPWEGRDSFITTQFKSSRRHGEDAEDAAFIDGSVLMNKPVSVALNAVQRHAAHRQTDRRLVYLEPNPEVAREIDHEIPGFFKTIAGALSNIPRQQPIRDDLEWIAQFNEQVHLHREVADGVRSQVLATMGSILDAGLSAPPNARAIARWRRTANTRAAVDAGYAYEGYARLKVLGLLEELAEQFQHSGRAPGPAEAVQCMQAWARRERIRPIGQAATSARHQEVAPWVRFLRNYDIRYRLRRVLLLIRRSNELYTDPLASGVCELHVHLDRLKSRLYDHAEQLRGQLNGSSPEVAAEELPAQDDPVDAFLVQLRERLDLVAFDKALDEEMAQWCGEVADIALIREILTTYFGFAYYDVLTFPMTSSRGVDALEEIKVDRIAVDDANTLREGGARDILKGVQFSNFGAFFSRRFRENDYLWGRLTAAERLVDIVGSAAPEAVAAGLDLTETKKQLFLAILRAEAPHLQETSELIAELETRARAL, from the coding sequence ATGACGGCCGACAAAAGCTCGGGGCCGGTTCCGGAACGGGAACTGCGGCTCGCCCTGGTGTGCTACGGCGGAGTATCACTTGCGGTCTACATGCACGGGATTACCCGGGAGATTCTCAAGCTGGTGCGCGCCTCGCGCGCCTACCACGGGGTCGCCCGGGAGGTGGCCGACACGGCAAGCTACGCGGATACCGTGGATCACCGCGGCGAGCTCGATACCGAAGCGGTGTATTTTCGCCTGCTGCAGCAAATCGGCGGCCAGCTGCGGTTGAGAGTCCTGGTCGACGTGATCGCCGGGGCTTCTGCGGGTGGCATCAATGGCATCATGCTGGCGCGGGCACTGGCCTTTGACCTGTCCCTGGACAGCCACCGCAAGCTGTGGCTGGAGCTGGCGGATGTCGACCAGTTGCTGGACCCTGAGGCTCGCGCCACCCGGCTGTCGAAAGTCTACATGCGTCCGCTGTTCTGGATGGCCGGACTGCAGCAGCGCCGGCGTGCCCGCCGCCTCGGCAACACAGTCCAGGATTCAACCGTGCTGGACAACCTGTCGCTGTTCATGCGCTCGCGCTGGTTCGAACCGCCATTTTCGGGCCCGCGCATGAGCGAGATGATGTTGGACGCGCTGGAATCCATGGGTACCGAGTCAGCCGGCGAGCAGCGCTCACTGCTACCGCAGGGGCAGCCACTGGACCTGTTTGTGACCACCACCGATTTCTGGGGCTACCCGCAAACCATTCCGCTGCACGATCCGCCCACAGTGCAGGAGCGTGAGCACCGCCATATCTTCCACTTTCACCATCAGCCCACCCGCAACGGCGAACAGGCCTCCATGCTGGGGCGTGATCAGCTGCCTTCCCTGGCGTTTGCTGCCCGCGCCACCAGCAGTTTTCCGGGCGCCTTCCCTCCCGCACGGCTGGCGGAAATCGACGACCTGCTGCGGCAGCGCGAATGCCCCTGGGAGGGCCGGGACAGCTTTATCACAACCCAGTTCAAGAGCTCGCGGCGCCACGGTGAAGACGCCGAGGACGCCGCCTTCATCGACGGCAGCGTGCTGATGAACAAGCCGGTGTCGGTAGCGCTGAACGCGGTACAGCGGCATGCAGCCCACCGCCAGACCGATCGCCGCCTGGTCTACCTCGAACCCAATCCGGAAGTGGCGCGGGAAATCGACCACGAAATTCCGGGTTTCTTCAAGACCATCGCGGGGGCCCTGTCCAACATCCCGCGGCAGCAGCCAATCCGCGACGATCTCGAGTGGATCGCGCAATTCAATGAGCAGGTCCACCTGCACCGGGAGGTGGCGGATGGGGTCCGCAGCCAGGTACTGGCCACGATGGGCTCGATCCTGGATGCCGGGTTGAGCGCGCCACCGAACGCGCGCGCCATTGCCCGCTGGCGCCGCACCGCGAATACCCGCGCCGCCGTCGATGCCGGCTATGCCTATGAAGGCTATGCGCGGCTCAAGGTACTGGGGCTGCTGGAAGAACTGGCAGAGCAGTTCCAGCACAGTGGGCGAGCCCCAGGCCCGGCGGAGGCCGTGCAATGCATGCAGGCCTGGGCGCGCAGGGAACGCATCCGGCCCATCGGCCAGGCCGCCACCAGTGCCCGTCACCAGGAAGTCGCACCCTGGGTTCGCTTCCTGCGCAACTACGATATCCGCTACCGCTTGCGCCGGGTGCTGCTGTTGATCCGCCGCAGCAATGAATTGTACACAGACCCGCTGGCCAGCGGCGTATGTGAGCTCCACGTCCATCTAGACCGGCTCAAATCACGCCTGTATGACCATGCTGAACAGCTGCGTGGGCAACTCAACGGCAGCAGCCCCGAAGTCGCTGCGGAGGAATTGCCTGCACAGGACGATCCGGTGGATGCGTTTCTGGTCCAGCTGCGTGAACGCCTCGATCTGGTGGCCTTCGACAAGGCCCTGGACGAGGAAATGGCGCAATGGTGCGGCGAGGTGGCCGACATTGCGTTGATACGGGAGATCCTCACGACCTACTTCGGGTTCGCCTACTATGACGTGCTCACCTTCCCGATGACCAGCAGCCGGGGTGTGGACGCGCTGGAGGAGATCAAGGTCGACCGCATCGCGGTGGACGATGCCAACACGCTGCGCGAGGGCGGCGCCCGGGACATCCTCAAGGGTGTCCAGTTCAGCAATTTCGGCGCGTTCTTCTCACGCCGTTTCCGCGAAAATGACTATCTCTGGGGCCGGCTCACCGCGGCCGAACGGCTGGTGGACATTGTCGGCAGCGCGGCACCGGAGGCCGTGGCAGCGGGACTCGACCTGACCGAGACCAAGAAGCAGCTGTTTCTGGCCATCCTTCGGGCGGAGGCTCCGCACCTGCAGGAGACCAGCGAACTGATTGCGGAGCTGGAAACCCGAGCCCGCGCCCTTTGA
- a CDS encoding anti-sigma factor family protein — MSNQDFELLSAYLDGELDAAAVRALEQRLPREPLLASKLLQLRELQASLQLAFGDSADGARVPVRIRELLQPQPERILPLPHRHKRWSTGLRSSVAIAASLILALGLVLAPQWQQQRHPAADTLLSAALETTPSRAAGWDQLADGRQLRGLLSFPSRDGSWCREYLLASDARTVHGVACRDGGHWEPRVTVEEAAMDNGESVYRTASANDSDPIADFIAAEASDVAAGAEKESGLIANHWQ; from the coding sequence ATGTCAAATCAGGATTTCGAACTGCTTTCCGCCTATCTCGATGGCGAGCTAGACGCTGCTGCGGTCAGGGCACTGGAACAGCGCCTGCCGCGGGAACCGTTGCTGGCCAGCAAACTGCTCCAGCTGCGGGAACTGCAGGCCTCACTGCAACTGGCGTTTGGAGACAGCGCGGACGGCGCCCGGGTACCGGTCCGGATTCGCGAGCTGTTGCAACCCCAGCCCGAGCGGATTCTGCCCCTGCCTCATCGCCACAAGCGCTGGAGCACAGGGCTTCGCTCCAGTGTGGCGATCGCGGCCTCGCTGATACTCGCGCTGGGACTGGTACTGGCACCCCAGTGGCAACAGCAGCGGCATCCCGCGGCGGACACGCTGCTGTCCGCGGCACTGGAAACCACCCCCTCGCGCGCTGCCGGCTGGGACCAGCTGGCCGATGGACGCCAGCTGCGCGGGTTGCTGAGCTTCCCCTCCCGGGATGGCAGCTGGTGCCGGGAGTATCTGCTGGCAAGCGATGCACGCACAGTGCACGGCGTGGCCTGTCGTGACGGCGGTCACTGGGAGCCCAGGGTGACGGTCGAAGAAGCTGCAATGGATAACGGCGAGTCGGTTTATCGCACGGCCAGCGCCAATGATTCAGACCCGATTGCGGATTTCATTGCGGCCGAAGCCAGTGATGTCGCGGCAGGTGCGGAGAAGGAATCAGGGCTTATTGCCAATCACTGGCAGTAA
- a CDS encoding FAD-binding oxidoreductase, whose translation MTAERTLPVNLVQDLRGLLGDSAVLDAAETSTRAAGLWRSDTLQAAALARPASTGELSRVLRYCHDNDVSVVTQGGLTGLVHGADAGPDQLIVSLERMRQIEAVNPQQRTATVEAGVILQTLQDAVDAHDLMFPLDLGARGSATLGGNAATNAGGNRVIRYGMMRDMVLGLEAVLADGTVVSSLNHLLKNNAGYDLKQLFIGSEGTLGVITRLVLRLREKPLTHNMAFVACPGFDQLSQFLRHMDRGLGAPCRPSR comes from the coding sequence ATGACGGCTGAGCGGACACTTCCAGTCAACCTGGTACAGGACCTGCGGGGGCTGCTGGGCGACAGTGCGGTACTGGACGCGGCGGAAACCTCGACCCGCGCCGCCGGCCTGTGGCGCAGTGACACGCTGCAGGCCGCCGCGCTGGCGCGTCCAGCCAGCACCGGAGAACTGTCCCGGGTGCTGCGCTACTGCCACGACAACGACGTCAGCGTCGTCACCCAGGGCGGCCTTACCGGGCTGGTCCACGGCGCCGATGCCGGCCCCGATCAGCTGATCGTGTCGCTGGAACGCATGCGCCAGATCGAGGCCGTCAATCCGCAACAGCGTACCGCCACGGTAGAGGCCGGCGTCATACTGCAAACGCTGCAGGACGCGGTCGACGCACACGATCTGATGTTTCCGCTGGATCTGGGCGCCCGCGGCAGCGCCACGCTGGGTGGCAACGCCGCCACCAATGCCGGTGGCAACCGGGTCATCCGCTACGGCATGATGCGGGACATGGTGCTGGGACTGGAGGCGGTACTCGCCGACGGCACCGTGGTCTCTTCGCTGAACCACCTGCTCAAGAACAATGCCGGCTATGACCTGAAACAGCTGTTTATCGGCTCCGAGGGCACTCTGGGGGTGATCACCCGGCTGGTTCTGCGGCTGCGGGAAAAACCCCTGACCCACAACATGGCGTTCGTCGCCTGCCCGGGTTTTGACCAGCTCAGCCAGTTCCTGCGCCATATGGATCGCGGCCTGGGGGCACCCTGTCGGCCTTCGAGGTGA
- a CDS encoding S8 family serine peptidase, giving the protein MALLLLLPLVVSPARAQVPCCMVEEEIEDTIEDDIIEDVEGDVEDDVEDRVDQSVGETIEDSIEDTIQDVIDDSVEESVEETVATTVEMSVETAVEDAVESTVSTAVESSVEESVEDSVEQSVEESVAATMEDDVEGSVEDSVEESVEDSVEESVAETVEESVEESVEESVAGTVEESVEDSVEDAVEESVAGSVETAVEDGVATSIEERLEAEIDNILDDIESQLEVDESRIHTEQWLVMAEPQVFQELADKGYLFDRLTDLPGMGLQLAEVEAPSSFEIYEVREGVIDVVGSGRAEVDLNHFYTAGSPIQHSVEGSGPRSLMPLPEDTAQLPLRLGMIDSQVDTSHQALVAANIESRAFVREDAVLPSFHGTAIASILTGDDGAYQGLAPAARLYAAAVFEQDDARGEIASTVSLVRALDWLMSAGVDVVNISLAGPPNRLLETALERASAKGVLILAAAGNGGPMAQPMYPAAYASVIAVTAVDARSQVFRLANRGSYLDLAAPGVGLRHARSGGGYATSSGTSFAVPFAATLAARLRHLSPAAIFAGF; this is encoded by the coding sequence GTGGCCCTGTTGCTGCTCCTGCCGCTGGTGGTTTCGCCCGCCCGCGCCCAGGTGCCGTGTTGCATGGTTGAGGAAGAGATTGAGGACACTATCGAGGACGATATCATCGAGGACGTCGAGGGTGATGTCGAAGACGATGTCGAGGACCGGGTAGACCAGAGTGTCGGCGAAACGATAGAAGACTCGATCGAGGACACGATACAGGATGTGATCGACGACAGTGTGGAGGAGTCGGTCGAGGAGACCGTGGCGACCACGGTGGAAATGTCGGTGGAAACGGCGGTGGAGGATGCCGTCGAAAGTACCGTCAGCACCGCGGTGGAATCCTCGGTAGAAGAATCGGTGGAGGATTCGGTTGAGCAGTCGGTGGAAGAGTCCGTAGCGGCCACCATGGAGGACGATGTCGAGGGCTCTGTCGAAGATTCTGTTGAAGAGTCGGTCGAGGACTCGGTTGAAGAATCGGTGGCCGAGACGGTAGAGGAATCGGTTGAAGAATCGGTTGAAGAGTCGGTGGCCGGTACAGTGGAGGAGTCGGTCGAAGACTCTGTCGAGGATGCGGTCGAGGAAAGTGTGGCGGGCTCCGTCGAGACGGCGGTGGAAGATGGCGTGGCGACCTCTATCGAAGAAAGGCTGGAGGCGGAGATTGACAATATTCTCGACGATATCGAAAGTCAGCTCGAAGTCGACGAGAGCCGTATTCACACCGAACAGTGGCTGGTCATGGCAGAACCCCAGGTTTTCCAGGAGCTCGCCGACAAAGGCTATCTGTTCGATCGCCTCACAGACCTGCCTGGAATGGGGTTGCAACTGGCCGAAGTGGAGGCGCCTTCCAGTTTCGAGATCTATGAGGTGCGCGAGGGCGTGATCGATGTGGTCGGGAGTGGACGGGCGGAAGTGGATCTCAATCATTTCTACACGGCCGGCTCGCCGATCCAGCATAGCGTGGAGGGCAGCGGCCCCCGCAGCCTGATGCCGTTGCCGGAGGATACCGCACAGTTGCCACTGCGGCTGGGAATGATCGACAGCCAGGTCGACACCAGTCACCAGGCATTGGTGGCAGCTAATATCGAAAGCCGCGCGTTTGTCCGGGAAGACGCGGTTCTGCCAAGTTTTCACGGCACTGCGATCGCCTCCATCCTGACCGGCGATGACGGCGCCTACCAGGGCCTGGCACCCGCCGCCCGGCTGTATGCCGCGGCCGTATTCGAACAGGATGATGCCCGGGGTGAAATCGCAAGTACCGTGAGTCTGGTGCGCGCGCTGGACTGGCTGATGTCCGCGGGGGTGGACGTGGTGAATATCTCACTGGCCGGGCCGCCCAACCGGCTGTTGGAAACCGCGTTGGAGCGCGCTTCAGCGAAGGGTGTGCTCATTTTGGCGGCAGCCGGAAACGGCGGGCCCATGGCGCAGCCGATGTACCCTGCAGCCTACGCGTCGGTGATAGCCGTCACGGCGGTGGATGCCCGCAGCCAGGTATTCCGGCTGGCGAACCGGGGCAGCTACCTGGATCTGGCGGCGCCCGGGGTCGGCTTGCGGCACGCCCGCAGCGGCGGCGGCTACGCGACTTCCTCCGGGACCTCGTTCGCGGTACCGTTTGCCGCCACCCTTGCGGCCCGGTTGCGGCACCTGTCCCCGGCAGCGATATTCGCAGGGTTCTGA
- a CDS encoding RNA polymerase sigma factor: MAELGNLRRFCLSLSGTAADADDLLQVTVERILDKGMPDDADATKWAYRVCKNAWIDELRSREVRQRYPQQVAWNTDEAPSAEDSASGERAVEAVAVAMNALPVDQRLALTLVAVEGKSYAEAAAILEVPVGTIMSRIARARQQLLQTRDNGKG; this comes from the coding sequence ATGGCAGAATTAGGCAATTTACGCCGGTTCTGCCTGTCTCTGAGCGGGACTGCCGCCGACGCCGACGATCTGCTGCAGGTGACAGTGGAACGGATACTGGACAAGGGAATGCCCGACGATGCCGACGCCACAAAATGGGCATATCGGGTGTGCAAGAATGCCTGGATCGATGAACTGCGGTCCCGGGAGGTGCGACAGCGCTATCCACAGCAGGTAGCCTGGAATACGGATGAGGCACCTTCCGCCGAGGACAGCGCCAGCGGTGAGCGGGCGGTAGAGGCGGTGGCAGTGGCGATGAATGCGCTGCCCGTGGACCAGCGCCTGGCACTGACCCTGGTGGCAGTGGAGGGCAAAAGCTATGCCGAGGCAGCGGCAATTCTGGAGGTTCCGGTCGGTACCATCATGAGCCGGATCGCCCGTGCCAGACAGCAACTGCTACAGACCCGGGACAACGGGAAAGGTTAA
- a CDS encoding FAD-linked oxidase C-terminal domain-containing protein, protein MWQDFYRLVSTAPARGLPPIPQDYPFYVLVESQGADPELDTERFSRVLEEAYHGELIVDAAVSRSEADCERFWSLRDDVAQVFNGGLPVVFDISLPLEEMERYTTDLAATLKAQLGPHHLWIFGHLGDGNLHLCVQLPEADYQRLRPLVEDAVYQPLAPFRGSVSAEHGIGLEKKPYLGISRSPVELALMRSLKATLDPKNILNPGKVV, encoded by the coding sequence ATGTGGCAGGACTTCTACCGGCTGGTCAGCACCGCGCCCGCGCGGGGCCTGCCGCCGATCCCCCAGGATTATCCGTTCTATGTTCTGGTGGAAAGCCAGGGGGCCGATCCGGAGCTGGATACGGAACGCTTCAGTCGCGTGCTGGAGGAGGCATACCACGGGGAGCTGATCGTCGACGCCGCAGTGTCCCGGTCGGAGGCCGACTGCGAACGCTTCTGGTCGCTGCGCGACGATGTCGCCCAGGTTTTCAATGGCGGGCTGCCGGTGGTGTTTGACATCTCCCTGCCGCTGGAGGAGATGGAACGCTATACCACCGATCTCGCGGCAACGTTGAAGGCGCAATTGGGCCCCCACCACTTGTGGATTTTCGGTCATCTCGGCGATGGCAACCTGCATTTGTGTGTGCAGCTGCCGGAAGCGGATTACCAGCGTCTGCGGCCACTCGTTGAGGATGCCGTCTACCAGCCACTGGCGCCATTCCGGGGTTCGGTATCGGCCGAGCACGGCATTGGTCTGGAAAAAAAGCCCTACCTCGGCATCAGCCGTTCGCCCGTTGAACTGGCGCTGATGCGCAGCCTGAAAGCCACTCTGGACCCCAAAAACATACTCAATCCCGGCAAGGTAGTGTAA
- a CDS encoding amidohydrolase family protein has product MAAANFGKGPEIVSLMEAGMERGQNVTVDMYPYDGAATAPLVLLLYPGDDERGTALKERLAGMMTGESEDDDSREQLTADLREYWRDIASQPDLLAQARVATEEPPEGLYSWIDVVGYQSMRIVVSEQEEYEGRMVTELAAELDLAPFELYRQLIVEEGDRAMVTLGAIQEADVRVVMRQPWAMISSDGAEVDPQHPRGRGTFPRLLGRYVREWGALDLEEAVHKISGLPARYLKLADRGLLREGAIADVVVFDPETIIDRATWAEPTLYAEGVEHVFIGGEAALSHGEPTERRLGRFIPYTAAADPS; this is encoded by the coding sequence GTGGCCGCCGCGAACTTTGGCAAGGGCCCCGAAATCGTCAGCCTGATGGAAGCCGGTATGGAACGTGGCCAGAATGTCACCGTCGATATGTACCCCTATGACGGTGCGGCGACGGCGCCGCTGGTATTGTTGCTCTACCCCGGGGACGATGAGCGCGGCACGGCCCTGAAAGAAAGACTCGCCGGCATGATGACCGGGGAGAGCGAGGACGATGACTCCCGGGAGCAGTTGACCGCGGACCTGCGTGAGTACTGGCGGGATATTGCATCGCAGCCGGATCTCCTGGCCCAGGCAAGGGTTGCCACCGAGGAGCCACCGGAGGGCCTCTACAGCTGGATCGATGTCGTGGGGTACCAGTCGATGCGTATCGTGGTCAGCGAGCAGGAGGAGTACGAAGGACGCATGGTCACCGAGCTCGCGGCCGAGCTGGACCTGGCCCCGTTTGAGCTGTACCGCCAGCTGATTGTGGAGGAGGGAGACCGGGCGATGGTGACCCTGGGTGCGATCCAGGAGGCGGACGTGCGGGTTGTCATGCGCCAGCCCTGGGCCATGATTTCATCCGATGGCGCGGAGGTCGATCCGCAGCATCCACGTGGGCGTGGCACCTTCCCCAGATTGCTCGGCCGCTATGTGCGTGAATGGGGCGCGCTGGACCTCGAGGAGGCGGTGCACAAGATTTCCGGCCTGCCAGCCCGCTATCTGAAACTGGCCGATCGTGGGCTTCTGCGCGAGGGCGCCATCGCGGACGTGGTGGTATTTGATCCCGAGACGATAATCGATCGCGCCACCTGGGCTGAGCCGACTCTCTATGCAGAGGGTGTTGAACACGTGTTTATCGGTGGCGAAGCTGCCCTGTCTCACGGCGAGCCAACCGAGCGCAGGCTGGGCCGGTTTATCCCGTATACTGCCGCTGCCGACCCCAGCTGA
- a CDS encoding amidohydrolase, whose amino-acid sequence MRCHHLLFATALAVFGPLPATAGDRSDLETAFAAVEPRVIDWRRDIHANPELSNREFRTAEKVAEHLRELDLDEVATGIAHTGVVGTLRGGRPGPVIALRADMDALPVQEQTGLPFASQARGEYLGKEVPVMHACGHDAHVAMLMGAAEVLAQHREQLAGTVKFIFQPAEEGPPAGEEGGAALMIEEGVLEGPAAPEAILGLHVWPEDSGSLVYRSGSFMAAADTLEIVINGRQTHGSSPWLGVDPVYVAGQVISALQGIPGRHLDITRGPAVITIGSIQGGVRGNIIPDTVAMAGTIRTFDLGERERLHERLRTTVNAIAEANGATAEVTITKATSVTGNDPQLLQQMMPTLVWAAGRDRVREGNLITGAEDFSYFQERIPGLFLMLGVGDPDVPREQRPSNHSPMFDVTEDALITGVRTLVGFALDYAGRTGTADDG is encoded by the coding sequence ATGCGCTGCCATCACCTGCTGTTCGCCACCGCACTGGCCGTTTTTGGCCCACTCCCGGCCACCGCCGGAGATCGTTCCGACCTGGAGACCGCATTTGCCGCGGTTGAACCCAGGGTCATCGACTGGCGACGTGATATTCACGCCAACCCCGAGCTTTCCAACCGTGAGTTCCGCACCGCGGAGAAAGTCGCGGAGCACCTGCGCGAACTCGACCTGGACGAGGTGGCAACCGGCATTGCCCACACCGGCGTGGTGGGCACGCTGCGGGGCGGCAGACCGGGGCCGGTAATCGCCCTGCGCGCCGACATGGACGCGCTGCCAGTGCAGGAACAGACCGGGCTGCCCTTCGCCTCCCAGGCCCGCGGCGAATACCTGGGCAAGGAAGTGCCGGTAATGCACGCCTGCGGTCACGATGCCCATGTGGCGATGCTGATGGGCGCAGCGGAAGTCCTGGCACAACATCGCGAGCAGCTGGCAGGTACTGTGAAGTTCATCTTCCAGCCGGCCGAGGAAGGGCCGCCAGCCGGTGAAGAAGGCGGCGCAGCGCTGATGATCGAGGAGGGGGTCCTGGAAGGCCCCGCTGCCCCGGAGGCCATTCTCGGCCTGCACGTCTGGCCCGAAGACAGCGGCTCACTGGTCTATCGCAGCGGCAGTTTCATGGCCGCGGCGGACACTCTTGAGATCGTGATCAACGGGCGCCAGACCCACGGCTCCTCTCCCTGGCTGGGGGTGGATCCGGTCTATGTCGCCGGCCAGGTCATCAGCGCACTGCAGGGTATTCCGGGACGCCACCTGGATATTACCCGCGGTCCCGCGGTCATTACCATCGGCAGTATCCAGGGCGGTGTGCGCGGCAACATCATTCCCGATACAGTAGCCATGGCGGGCACGATTCGAACCTTCGACCTGGGCGAACGCGAGCGCCTGCACGAGCGGCTGCGGACCACCGTCAACGCCATTGCCGAGGCCAACGGCGCCACTGCCGAAGTAACAATCACCAAGGCAACCTCGGTCACCGGCAACGACCCCCAGTTGCTGCAGCAGATGATGCCGACGCTGGTGTGGGCCGCCGGCAGGGACCGTGTCCGGGAGGGCAACCTGATCACCGGCGCCGAGGATTTTTCCTACTTCCAGGAAAGGATACCCGGCCTGTTCCTGATGCTGGGCGTGGGCGACCCCGATGTGCCCCGGGAACAGCGCCCCTCCAATCACTCGCCGATGTTTGACGTCACCGAGGACGCCCTGATCACCGGGGTCCGCACCCTGGTGGGCTTCGCGCTGGACTACGCCGGCCGCACTGGCACCGCAGATGACGGCTGA